The Hyphomicrobiales bacterium genome has a window encoding:
- the rpsK gene encoding 30S ribosomal subunit protein S11, with the protein MAKEAQRVRRRERKNIVSGVAHVNASFNNTMITITDAQGNTISWSSAGTMGFKGSRKSTPYAAQVAAEDAARKAAEHGMRTLEVEVTGPGSGRESALRALQAAGFTVTSIRDVTPIPHNGCRPRKRRRV; encoded by the coding sequence ATGGCCAAGGAAGCCCAGCGCGTCCGTCGTCGCGAACGCAAGAACATCGTCTCCGGCGTCGCGCATGTGAACGCCTCGTTCAACAACACCATGATCACCATCACCGACGCGCAGGGCAACACGATCTCGTGGTCGTCGGCCGGCACGATGGGCTTCAAGGGCTCGCGCAAGTCGACCCCCTACGCCGCCCAGGTCGCCGCTGAGGACGCCGCCCGCAAGGCTGCCGAGCACGGCATGCGCACCCTCGAGGTCGAGGTGACGGGTCCGGGTTCGGGCCGCGAGTCGGCTCTTCGCGCTCTCCAGGCCGCGGGCTTCACCGTGACCTCGATCCGCGACGTGACGCCGATCCCGCACAATGGCTGCCGTCCGCGCAAGCGCCGTCGCGTCTGA
- the adk gene encoding Adenylate kinase: MRLIFLGPPGAGKGTQAARIVAKHGIPQLSTGDMLRAAVAAGTPIGQKAKAVMDSGGLVSDEIVIGIVADRIEEPDAKKGFILDGFPRTLAQAEALDRMLEGKGLKLDAVLELKVDQTKLVDRIVRRAEEAKAAGQPVRKDDDPEVFKTRLEAYNRDTAVVAPYYEKRNQLTPIDGMQPIDGVSEAIAQALSVAAQG, from the coding sequence ATGCGACTAATATTCCTGGGGCCGCCGGGGGCGGGCAAGGGCACTCAGGCGGCGCGCATCGTCGCGAAGCACGGCATTCCTCAATTGTCGACCGGCGACATGCTGCGTGCAGCGGTCGCCGCCGGAACCCCGATCGGCCAGAAGGCCAAGGCGGTGATGGATTCGGGCGGTCTGGTCTCGGACGAGATCGTCATCGGCATCGTCGCCGACCGCATCGAGGAGCCGGATGCGAAGAAGGGCTTCATCCTCGACGGCTTCCCGCGCACGCTGGCGCAGGCCGAGGCCCTCGACCGGATGCTCGAAGGCAAGGGGCTGAAGCTCGACGCCGTGCTCGAGCTCAAGGTCGACCAGACCAAGCTCGTCGACCGCATCGTCCGCCGCGCCGAGGAAGCGAAGGCGGCCGGTCAGCCGGTTCGCAAGGACGACGACCCGGAGGTCTTCAAGACCCGGCTCGAAGCCTATAACCGCGATACGGCGGTGGTCGCGCCCTATTACGAGAAGCGGAACCAGCTGACGCCCATCGACGGCATGCAGCCGATCGACGGCGTGTCGGAGGCGATTGCGCAGGCGCTCTCGGTCGCGGCTCAGGGCTGA
- a CDS encoding Branched-chain amino acid transport system substrate-binding protein, with the protein MTRFGALLVASTLALMPAAARAQDAVKIGILNDQSGNYAEFGGLGSVEAAKMAIEDFGGSVLGKPIEIISGDHQNKPDIAVGLARRWYDVDGVTAIADLTNSAVALGVAGIAKEKQKVALYNGPATTRLFNEDCSPTGFMWTFDTATSAKGTALSILREGGNSWYIIAADYAFGHQLTADIEAIVAANGGKTLGTVRAPLSTPDFSSFLLQAQASKAKIVAFANAGTDTINSIKQAGEFGLVDGGQKLAAMVVVLSDVHGLGLDKAKGLITTTAYYHDADKPSRDWADRYMARTKKMPGMIQASVYSSVLHYLKAVKAAGTAAGPAVAAKMREMPLDDFYAPGAKIREDGRLLNGMLLVEAKAPSESKAPWDYFKVVRKIPAAEIIAPLSESKCSLVKK; encoded by the coding sequence ATGACGAGGTTTGGTGCATTGCTGGTCGCGAGTACGCTGGCGTTGATGCCGGCGGCGGCACGGGCCCAGGATGCGGTCAAGATCGGCATCCTCAACGACCAGTCGGGCAACTATGCCGAGTTCGGCGGCCTTGGCTCGGTCGAGGCCGCGAAGATGGCGATCGAGGATTTCGGCGGTTCCGTACTGGGCAAGCCGATTGAGATCATTTCGGGCGATCACCAGAACAAGCCGGACATCGCCGTCGGGCTGGCACGGCGCTGGTACGATGTGGACGGGGTGACCGCGATCGCGGACCTGACCAACTCGGCCGTTGCGCTGGGGGTGGCCGGCATCGCCAAGGAAAAGCAGAAGGTCGCTCTCTACAACGGGCCGGCGACGACGCGGCTGTTCAACGAGGATTGCTCGCCGACCGGCTTCATGTGGACCTTCGACACGGCGACATCGGCCAAGGGCACGGCGCTGTCGATTCTCCGCGAAGGCGGCAACAGCTGGTACATCATCGCCGCCGACTATGCGTTCGGCCATCAGCTCACCGCCGATATCGAGGCGATCGTCGCGGCCAATGGCGGCAAGACGCTCGGCACCGTGCGCGCGCCGCTCTCGACGCCCGATTTCTCCTCCTTCCTGCTTCAGGCGCAGGCCTCCAAGGCCAAGATCGTCGCCTTCGCCAATGCCGGCACGGACACGATCAACTCGATCAAGCAGGCGGGTGAGTTCGGCCTCGTCGACGGCGGCCAGAAGCTCGCGGCAATGGTCGTGGTGCTCAGCGACGTCCACGGCCTGGGCCTCGACAAGGCCAAGGGGCTGATCACCACGACGGCCTATTATCACGACGCCGACAAGCCGAGTCGCGACTGGGCTGACCGCTACATGGCGCGGACCAAGAAGATGCCCGGCATGATCCAGGCCAGCGTCTATTCCTCGGTGCTGCATTACCTCAAGGCGGTGAAGGCGGCAGGGACGGCTGCGGGACCGGCGGTCGCGGCGAAGATGCGCGAAATGCCGCTGGACGATTTCTATGCTCCGGGCGCGAAGATCCGCGAGGACGGGCGGCTGCTGAACGGCATGCTGCTGGTCGAGGCGAAGGCTCCTTCCGAATCGAAGGCGCCCTGGGACTACTTCAAGGTCGTTCGCAAGATCCCGGCCGCGGAGATCATCGCGCCGCTCTCGGAGAGCAAGTGCAGCCTGGTGAAGAAGTAA
- the rpsM gene encoding 30S ribosomal subunit protein S13, protein MARIAGVNIPTGKRVVIGLQYIHGIGAAKAQEIIEKVGIAPERRVNQLTDAEVLQIRETIDRDYLVEGDLRREVSMNIKRLMDLGCYRGLRHRRSLPVRGQRTHTNARTRKGKAKPIAGKKK, encoded by the coding sequence ATGGCTCGTATCGCGGGCGTCAACATTCCCACCGGCAAGCGCGTCGTCATCGGCCTGCAGTACATCCACGGCATTGGCGCGGCCAAGGCCCAGGAGATCATCGAGAAGGTCGGCATCGCGCCGGAGCGCCGCGTCAACCAGCTGACCGACGCCGAAGTCCTGCAGATCCGCGAGACGATCGACCGTGACTACCTCGTCGAGGGCGATCTGCGCCGCGAAGTCTCGATGAACATCAAGCGCCTGATGGATCTCGGCTGCTATCGCGGCCTGCGTCATCGCCGCTCGCTGCCGGTCCGTGGCCAGCGCACCCACACCAACGCCCGCACCCGCAAGGGCAAGGCGAAGCCGATCGCCGGCAAGAAGAAGTGA